In the genome of bacterium, one region contains:
- the tpiA gene encoding triose-phosphate isomerase encodes MRRALVAGNWKMYMTRVQAMELVRGLRKELEAGSCETEVVLAPPFTALETVAREIQGSGWALAAQNGFWEKEGAFTGEVSFPMLAELGCTMVILGHSERRHFFGEPDEWVRKKLEAALSFGLTPILCVGETLQQRDQGLTLEVVRTQLAEALAGLDKKEPQEFVVAYEPVWAIGTGRTATPSQAQEVHAMIRQWLKENFSSGLAGSTRILYGGSVKPDNIADLMACADIDGALVGGASLKAQSFAAIVRLGNN; translated from the coding sequence ATGCGCAGGGCGCTTGTGGCGGGCAATTGGAAGATGTACATGACCCGAGTCCAGGCCATGGAATTGGTGAGGGGACTAAGAAAAGAGCTGGAGGCAGGCTCTTGCGAAACAGAGGTGGTCCTGGCTCCGCCCTTTACGGCGCTGGAGACCGTGGCAAGGGAAATTCAGGGCTCGGGTTGGGCTCTGGCAGCGCAAAACGGGTTTTGGGAAAAAGAAGGGGCTTTCACAGGAGAAGTTTCTTTTCCCATGCTGGCAGAACTTGGATGTACCATGGTGATCCTGGGGCATTCCGAGAGGAGGCATTTCTTTGGAGAGCCGGATGAGTGGGTGCGCAAGAAGCTGGAGGCAGCCTTGTCTTTCGGCCTGACCCCCATACTCTGTGTGGGGGAAACCCTGCAGCAGAGGGATCAGGGGCTGACCCTGGAGGTGGTCAGGACCCAGTTGGCAGAAGCCCTGGCCGGACTGGACAAGAAAGAGCCTCAGGAGTTTGTGGTGGCTTACGAGCCTGTTTGGGCCATAGGCACCGGCAGGACGGCCACTCCATCCCAGGCCCAGGAGGTGCATGCCATGATAAGACAGTGGCTGAAGGAAAACTTCTCCTCAGGCCTGGCAGGATCAACCAGGATCCTTTACGGTGGAAGCGTTAAACCTGATAACATAGCGGATCTCATGGCCTGTGCGGACATAGACGGAGCCCTGGTGGGGGGTGCCAGCCTCAAGGCGCAGTCCTTTGCAGCCATTGTAAGGCTTGGGAACAATTAG
- a CDS encoding tRNA (adenine-N1)-methyltransferase produces the protein MIPEEPMENAMDQRLKEGEHVLLVDHKGREFMFRLARGKRFHSHHGFLEHDQIIGLQEGSRIRSSRGSLLLLFRPTLAQIIMNMPRKAQVIYPKDIGLILMWADVFPGAKVVEVGTGYGALTMALLRAVGPTGQLVSYEIREDFHLASKKTVESYLGECPQWTIKLADALEGIQERNVDRITIDVPEPWLFVPAVKLSLRPGGILLCFTANALQVKSLHDALLDSGGFAHLETMENLLRPWHVKGLSVRPVHRMTAHTGFITVARRVLEEETEIS, from the coding sequence ATGATACCTGAAGAGCCCATGGAAAACGCCATGGACCAGCGCCTCAAGGAGGGGGAACACGTTCTCTTGGTGGATCACAAGGGCCGGGAGTTCATGTTTCGTCTGGCCAGGGGGAAGCGCTTTCATTCCCACCATGGCTTCCTGGAGCATGACCAAATCATAGGCCTGCAGGAGGGCTCCAGGATCAGGTCCTCCCGAGGGAGCCTGTTGCTGTTATTTAGGCCCACCTTGGCCCAGATCATAATGAACATGCCCAGGAAGGCCCAGGTCATATATCCCAAAGACATCGGCCTGATATTGATGTGGGCAGATGTCTTTCCGGGTGCAAAGGTGGTGGAGGTGGGAACCGGGTACGGAGCTCTCACCATGGCCCTGCTCAGGGCCGTGGGTCCCACAGGGCAGCTTGTATCCTACGAGATCAGGGAGGACTTTCATCTTGCCTCCAAAAAGACTGTGGAATCTTATCTGGGAGAATGCCCCCAGTGGACCATCAAGCTGGCAGATGCCCTGGAGGGCATCCAGGAAAGAAATGTGGATCGAATCACCATAGATGTGCCAGAGCCCTGGCTCTTTGTTCCCGCAGTCAAGCTCTCTCTAAGACCAGGGGGAATTCTTCTTTGCTTCACGGCCAATGCCCTGCAGGTGAAAAGCTTGCACGACGCTTTGTTGGACTCTGGCGGCTTTGCACATTTGGAAACCATGGAGAATCTCCTTAGACCTTGGCACGTGAAGGGATTGAGTGTGAGACCCGTGCACCGAATGACGGCCCACACTGGATTCATAACTGTTGCCAGAAGGGTGCTGGAAGAGGAGACGGAAATCTCCTAA
- the cobS gene encoding adenosylcobinamide-GDP ribazoletransferase, whose translation MKGLLDAVCFLTIIPIPGSRMRPGAGSLGWFPAVGLLLGGLWGSFDLVAGFFLSPTLRAAMDVLFLVALTGGLHLDGLADTADGFFSRREKEEALRIMKDSRIGTWGVLALFMVLGLKTLAILDLPQQVRFLSLVLVPAYGRLSMLVGLRLLPYGRGQEGIAHELLSGSGGIHWIWWTGILLAASLALGWPEVLILNLAFGVMLLGCLCLYSSRMGCITGDMAGALGEITETGILIALALKL comes from the coding sequence ATGAAAGGCCTTCTGGATGCGGTTTGTTTTCTTACCATTATTCCCATTCCCGGCAGCCGCATGAGACCAGGAGCCGGAAGCCTTGGCTGGTTTCCAGCAGTGGGCCTGCTCCTGGGGGGATTGTGGGGATCTTTTGATCTTGTGGCAGGCTTTTTTCTGAGCCCAACACTCAGGGCCGCAATGGACGTACTATTCTTGGTGGCCCTGACCGGCGGATTACATCTGGACGGCCTTGCTGATACCGCAGACGGTTTTTTCAGCAGAAGAGAAAAAGAAGAGGCCCTAAGAATAATGAAGGATAGCCGCATAGGCACCTGGGGGGTGCTGGCCCTCTTCATGGTCCTTGGGTTAAAGACCCTGGCCATCCTGGATCTGCCACAGCAGGTGCGGTTCCTGAGCCTGGTCCTGGTGCCGGCATATGGCAGGCTTTCCATGCTGGTGGGCCTGAGGCTCCTGCCGTACGGTCGTGGACAGGAGGGGATCGCCCATGAGCTGCTTTCGGGCTCAGGTGGAATTCACTGGATCTGGTGGACGGGTATTCTCCTGGCCGCCTCCTTGGCCCTGGGCTGGCCTGAGGTTCTCATTCTTAACCTGGCCTTCGGGGTCATGCTCCTGGGGTGCCTTTGCCTTTACTCCTCCAGGATGGGCTGTATCACCGGGGACATGGCTGGAGCCCTGGGCGAGATCACCGAGACGGGTATTCTGATTGCCCTGGCCCTGAAGCTCTAA
- the secG gene encoding preprotein translocase subunit SecG, producing MMYTAVAIIHVLVCIFLILVVLLQTGKGSDIGAVFGGGSSQALFGSAGPGTFLGKLTAIMAGIFMLTSVLIAGNFFARPTAKSVMEETAPATQAPVQETPDSKVPAVPEKAPEK from the coding sequence ATGATGTACACGGCTGTGGCCATAATTCATGTGCTTGTATGCATCTTTCTCATCTTGGTGGTACTTCTGCAGACCGGCAAAGGCTCTGACATAGGGGCGGTGTTCGGGGGTGGGAGTTCCCAGGCGCTTTTTGGAAGTGCAGGTCCGGGGACATTCTTGGGCAAACTCACGGCAATCATGGCAGGAATATTCATGCTTACCTCGGTTCTCATTGCCGGAAACTTCTTTGCCAGGCCCACTGCCAAGTCTGTTATGGAAGAAACAGCACCTGCTACTCAGGCTCCTGTTCAGGAAACCCCAGATTCCAAGGTGCCGGCCGTGCCGGAGAAGGCCCCGGAGAAATGA
- a CDS encoding pyridoxal-phosphate dependent enzyme — MQLGLAQILEARERIAPFVYRTPVFTCESLDRIYGAIMFFKCENLQRSGSFKIRGASNAVFSLEEGEASRGVATHSSGNHAAALAKAAALRAIPCYVVMPADAPQVKKRAVEGYGARITYCEPTLKAREETLKRLLGETGATFIHPYNDPRVIAGQGTAALELLEQVEALDAVIVPVGGGGLLSGTALTVSARSPETKILAGEPQRADDAIRSLREGRIVTPENPDTVADGLRTSLGSLTFPIIQRLVQSIFPVSEEAILEAMRHIWERMKLVVEPSGAVPLAAVKSSGRLLDRKRVGIILSGGNVDLDRLPFSSPSPGSW, encoded by the coding sequence ATGCAGTTGGGTTTGGCCCAGATCCTGGAGGCAAGGGAGCGAATAGCCCCCTTTGTGTACCGCACCCCTGTTTTCACCTGTGAGAGCCTGGACAGGATTTACGGGGCCATCATGTTTTTCAAGTGTGAAAACCTCCAGAGGTCGGGTTCCTTCAAGATAAGGGGGGCATCAAACGCAGTCTTTTCACTGGAGGAGGGGGAGGCATCAAGGGGAGTGGCCACCCACTCTTCTGGAAACCACGCTGCAGCTTTGGCCAAGGCTGCAGCACTCAGAGCAATACCCTGCTACGTTGTGATGCCTGCAGATGCCCCTCAGGTCAAGAAAAGGGCGGTTGAGGGCTATGGGGCTAGAATCACCTACTGCGAACCCACACTCAAGGCCCGGGAGGAGACCCTAAAGAGGCTCCTTGGGGAAACGGGTGCCACCTTCATCCACCCCTATAATGATCCTAGGGTCATAGCAGGACAGGGCACTGCTGCCTTGGAACTGCTGGAACAGGTGGAAGCCTTGGATGCAGTGATAGTTCCGGTGGGAGGAGGAGGTCTGCTCAGCGGCACAGCTCTGACAGTATCAGCCAGGAGTCCAGAGACAAAGATCCTGGCCGGTGAACCCCAAAGGGCCGATGATGCCATAAGGTCCCTAAGAGAAGGCCGCATAGTTACTCCCGAGAATCCGGACACAGTGGCCGACGGGCTTCGCACCTCCTTGGGAAGCCTCACCTTCCCCATAATCCAGAGGCTTGTGCAATCCATATTTCCTGTGAGCGAGGAGGCCATATTGGAGGCCATGAGGCACATCTGGGAGAGAATGAAGCTGGTGGTGGAACCTTCTGGAGCCGTGCCCCTGGCGGCAGTCAAATCCTCTGGCAGGCTCCTGGATAGAAAAAGGGTAGGAATCATTCTTTCAGGAGGAAACGTGGATTTGGACAGGCTACCCTTCTCTTCCCCGAGTCCCGGTAGCTGGTGA